The following proteins are co-located in the Pectinophora gossypiella chromosome 7, ilPecGoss1.1, whole genome shotgun sequence genome:
- the LOC126368189 gene encoding prolyl 4-hydroxylase subunit alpha-2-like, which produces MESRIFKFLKRCKREQRRALLDPEHYLGNPINAFTLIRRLFADFAPVEKVLNNTSAYRRERFISYPSVADMKGAVEGLTTLETVYSLNVTLLANGQLVSSCNKYHKKYIERVSPMTANDCYEMGQAALQNNDYERLLSWMKAVYDKYRICDSCPFTLMNIVDWIIKTNYMLENYKETINWLKRRISLDPNDPGNTNATAFMSHLAAGNKNKNPIKAVKKNDEDWRLCTGSSSNASLKCRYVHGPHPFLRLAPVKEEQLYHDPMIKLYRDVITDEEIRHIQRLAKPKLWVAKTGTRSGGWQKNRDRITEIMFLASNQSAIVTRFSRRVSLFTGHDYVYGTLQPANYGLCGLFASHVDAFVKAEVGLNRLATVLVYMSDVELGGATVFTKLNLTVFPEKGAALYWDNLHVSGERDFRTEHAACPVLRGSKWVVTKWIEGQGQELVKPCPLKCIAVRDPNVYDPSSAEYRGCSVANIT; this is translated from the exons ATGGAAAG CCGCATTTTTAAGTTCTTGAAACGCTGTAAAAGGGAGCAAAGGAGAGCTCTGTTAGATCCTGAACACTACCTGGGAAACCCCATCAATGCCTTCACTCTTATCAGACGCCTCTTTGCTGATTTTGCTCCTGTGGAAAAAGTATTGAACAATACTTCAG CGTACAGAAGAGAAAGGTTCATCTCATATCCTTCCGTGGCTGACATGAAGGGTGCAGTGGAAGGTCTAACCACCCTCGAGACAGTCTACAGTTTGAATGTCACTCTCCTGGCGAACGGACAGCTCGTCAGTTCTTGCAa CAAATACCACAAGAAATACATTGAACGCGT TTCTCCAATGACAGCAAATGATTGTTACGAGATGGGTCAGGCAGCTCTTCAGAATAATGACTACGAGAGACTCCTTTCATGGATGAAGGCAGTTTACGATAAGTACAGAATATGCGACTCATGTCCCTTCACTTTAATGAACATTGTCGACTGGATAATCAAGACTAACTACATGTTGG AAAATTATAAAGAAACAATCAACTGGCTGAAGAGGCGAATATCCTTAGATCCAAATGATCCTGGTAACACTAATGCTACCGCGTTCATGTCACACTTAGCTgcaggaaataaaaataaaaatccgaTAAAG GCCGTCAAAAAGAATGATGAAGACTGGAGGCTATGTACTGGCAGTTCTTCAAACGCAAG CTTGAAATGTCGCTATGTGCACGGCCCACATCCCTTTCTACGATTGGCACCAGTCAAGGAGGAGCAACTATACCACGACCCTATGATCAAACTCTACCGTGACGTCATCACCGATGAGGAGATACGTCACATTCAGCGCTTGGCTAAACCCAAG TTATGGGTTGCAAAAACCGGAACGCGGAGTGGTGGCTGGCAGAAAAACCGTGATCGTATTACAGAGATCATGTTCCTGGCTTCCAACCAGTCGGCCATCGTGACACGGTTCAGCCGACGCGTGTCTCTCTTCACTGGACACGACTATGTTTACGGGACACTTCAACCAGCCAACTATGGCCTCTGCGGTCTCTTCGCGTCTCATGTTGATGCCTTTGTC AAAGCGGAAGTAGGTCTCAATCGCCTAGCAACGGTGCTTGTTTAT ATGTCCGATGTGGAGCTGGGGGGCGCGACGGTGTTCACAAAACTGAACCTAACAGTATTCCCTGAGAAAGGCGCGGCTCTATACTGGGATAACCTTCATGTCTCAGGCGAGCGTGACTTCAGGACTGAACACGCCGCGTGTCCCGTGCTAAGGGGCTCGAAGTGGG TGGTGACGAAATGGATAGAAGGACAAGGGCAGGAGCTGGTAAAGCCATGTCCACTGAAGTGTATCGCCGTCAGGGACCCCAACGTCTACGATCCCAGCTCCGCAGAATACCGGGGTTGTTCAGTGGCTAATATcacttga